The Rhinopithecus roxellana isolate Shanxi Qingling chromosome 13, ASM756505v1, whole genome shotgun sequence genome contains a region encoding:
- the MMP24OS gene encoding protein MMP24OS, protein MGAQVSGGRGAPEPAQPQPQPAAPEGPEQPRPQPEPEPSPWGPLDDVRFLIACTSWY, encoded by the coding sequence ATGGGGGCTCAGGTAAGCGGCGGCCGCGGCGCCCCGGAGCCtgctcagccccagccccagcctgcgGCGCCGGAGGGCCCGGAACAGCCCCGGCCTCAGCCCGAGCCCGAGCCCAGCCCGTGGGGGCCGCTGGACGACGTGCGCTTCCTCATCGCCTGCACTTCCTGGTACTGA
- the EIF6 gene encoding eukaryotic translation initiation factor 6: MAVRASFENNCEIGCFAKLTNTYCLVAIGGSENFYSVFEGELSDTIPVVHASIAGCRIIGRMCVGNRHGLLVPNNTTDQELQHIRNSLPDTVQIRRVEERLSALGNVTTCNDYVALVHPDLDRETEEILADVLKVEVFRQTVADQVLVGSYCVFSNQGGLVHPKTSIEDQDELSSLLQVPLVAGTVNRGSEVIAAGMVVNDWCAFCGLDTTSTELSVVESVFKLNEAQPSTIATSMRDSLIDSLT, translated from the exons ATGGCGGTCCGAGCGTCGTTCGAGAACAACTGTGAGATCGGCTGCTTTGCCAAGCTCACCAACACCTACTGTCTGGTGGCGATTGGAGGTTCAGAGAACTTCTACAG TGTGTTCGAGGGCGAGCTCTCCGATACCATCCCCGTGGTGCACGCGTCTATCGCCGGCTGCCGCATCATCGGGCGCATGTGTGTGG GGAACAGGCACGGTCTCCTGGTGCCCAACAATACCACTGACCAGGAGCTGCAACACATTCGCAACAGCCTCCCAGACACAGTGCAGATTCGGCGGGTGGAGGAGCGGCTCTCAGCTTTGGGCAATGTCACCACCTGCAATGACTATGTGGCCTTGGTCCACCCAGACTTGGACAGG GAGACAGAAGAAATTCTGGCAGATGTGCTCAAGGTGGAAGTCTTCAGACAGACAGTGGCCGACCAGGTGCTAGTAGGAAGCTACTGTGTCTTCAGCAATCAGGGAGGGCTGGTGCATCCCAAGACTTCAATCGAAGACCAGGATGAACTGTCCTCTCTTCTTCAGGTCCCCCTTGTG GCGGGGACTGTGAACCGAGGCAGTGAGGTGATTGCTGCTGGGATGGTGGTGAATGACTGGTGTGCCTTCTGTGGCCTGGACACAACCAGCACAGAGCTGTCAGTGGTGGAGAGTGTCTTCAAGCTGAATGAAGCCCAGCCTAGCACCATTGCCACCAGCATGCGGGATTCCCTCATTGACAG ccTCACCTGA